In Anaerostipes hadrus ATCC 29173 = JCM 17467, a single genomic region encodes these proteins:
- a CDS encoding RNA-binding S4 domain-containing protein gives MEIKLKDEFIKLGQALKAAGLVDSGVVAKIVIQDGEVLVNGEVETRRGKKLYGGEVVSFDGQEIHIVK, from the coding sequence AAAGATGAATTTATTAAACTTGGACAGGCATTAAAAGCAGCTGGACTTGTAGATTCTGGAGTTGTGGCAAAAATTGTCATTCAGGATGGTGAAGTTCTTGTGAATGGAGAAGTTGAAACAAGAAGAGGAAAAAAATTATATGGTGGCGAAGTTGTATCTTTTGATGGTCAGGAGATTCATATCGTCAAATAG